Genomic segment of Juglans microcarpa x Juglans regia isolate MS1-56 chromosome 7S, Jm3101_v1.0, whole genome shotgun sequence:
ACTCGagacttacaattttttttaacttttcataaaaatatttaaatttatcttaatatctaaatacatttaaactcatcttaaataaattttacaaaatttatttcatcatcttaactcattattattaataaaaaattcaatatatcTCAACTTAACGCGACATCTAAACCGGACTAAATATTATATCACTCAAATAACGTGTATTTTTGTCTTTCACCTGATGCACTCGAGTTTTTGTCGAGGTATTCGgtattctctcttttcccaatCATACCTGATCTCCTCTACTAACTTAAATATTGGTGATTGTTTATTCTCTTCCAATCATTAGGAATGAATATCACGACTATGCGGACTTCTGCTTCAAACAATTTGGGGATAGAGTCAAGCATTGGGCCACTTTCAATGAGCCAAATACTTTCAGCAGCGAAGGATATGCAACTGGAAACACAGCACCGGGTCGATGTTCAACCTATGAAGGAAATTGCGCGGCTGGGAACTCTGCGACGGAACCCTATGTTGTAGCGCATAACATCCTTCTTTCTCATGCAACCGCTGTAAAATTGTACAGAGAAAAGTACCAGGTTTATGTTTATACAAaacattttatcaattattttaggAAGGCGTCGCTATCTATTTTCGGAATATTTGTTTAGCAATTGATACTTTTTGGCAACTTGATAATTAATATCCTAATTAATACCCTGTTGTGATGGTGATGTGATGATTGGATGTAAATAGGGAATGATGTGATTACGGCTGGAATTCTTATGAGATGATAATCTTGTGAGATTTACAGCCATCATGTCAGGATGCATATGATGAACAGAATTTAATTATTGCAGGCTTCTCAAATGGGGGACATTGGGATTACTGTATCAACTTTTTGGATGGTGCCCAAATACCAAACAGATGCTAGCACCAAAGCTGCCGCTAGAGCTCTTGATTTTGCTTTTGGATGGTGAATACTATGATAAGATTGTGGAGAAAAACTATATATGCTCATATAAGATCCGAAGATGAAGTTTGTAGCATTGAATTCATTTTGAAATAGGAATAGATAACTGAATTATGAGGATTTCAATATCTAACTCATAATATCATCTGTATAGGTTTGTCAATCCAGTTACATGTGGTGACTATCCAGAGTCCATGCGAGCTTTGGTGGGAAATCGACTGCCCAACTTTACTGAAGCAGAATCCAATATGCTAAAGGggtcttttaattttcttgggGTAAATTACTACACTGCAAGATATGCAGATGACTCTACATCCTCTAGTTGCGTCAATCTAATTTACACAACGGATAGCCATGTAAATCTAACCAGTAAGTTCAAAAGCCCCATTTTTATGAGAGCATCAGTTTAAATATTTATCACTTGTTCTCACATAGACACACCATACATTGGCGCAGCGGAGAAAGATGGCATTCCTATTGGTGAACCGGTAAAGCTCTCGCAGTTTCGTACTCTCATGTACATACTTACTTGCAGTCCCATGTTCCATATAAAGATTACTAAGTGAAGTTTGTCGTAAATGGTTTTGTAGACCTCTACTTCTTGGCTTTACATATATCCAAGGGGAATCCAAGAACTTACGCTATATGTAAAGAGGAATTTCTGTAATCCACCTATTTTCATCACAGAAAACGGTAAAACATTGTTTTACTCCTATATCTGCagtgtatttaaatttttgccATGTATGTCAAAAGCAATT
This window contains:
- the LOC121240290 gene encoding beta-glucosidase 17-like isoform X2 — its product is MELVLHKNGLMFFYLLVLLLYCFACTEGLDRRDFPAGFVFGSGSSAYQYEGAAYQHGKGTSIWDTFTRMHPDKIIDNSTGDVAEDFYYRFKEDVALMKEVGLDSFRFSISWSRVLPKGKLSGGINPEGVRYYNELIDELLCNDIKPFITLFHWDLPQALEDEYGGFLSTKIVNEYHDYADFCFKQFGDRVKHWATFNEPNTFSSEGYATGNTAPGRCSTYEGNCAAGNSATEPYVVAHNILLSHATAVKLYREKYQASQMGDIGITVSTFWMVPKYQTDASTKAAARALDFAFGWFVNPVTCGDYPESMRALVGNRLPNFTEAESNMLKGSFNFLGVNYYTARYADDSTSSSCVNLIYTTDSHVNLTTEKDGIPIGEPTSTSWLYIYPRGIQELTLYVKRNFCNPPIFITENGFIDVNNSSLRIEDFLSDSSRLKYIRLHLSSLLNAIKLCIDPTSRSRKGSLIVF
- the LOC121240290 gene encoding beta-glucosidase 17-like isoform X3: MELVLHKNGLMFFYLLVLLLYCFACTEGLDRRDFPAGFVFGSGSSAYQYEGAAYQHGKGTSIWDTFTRMHPDKIIDNSTGDVAEDFYYRFKEDVALMKEVGLDSFRFSISWSRVLPKGKLSGGINPEGVRYYNELIDELLCNDIKPFITLFHWDLPQALEDEYGGFLSTKIVNEYHDYADFCFKQFGDRVKHWATFNEPNTFSSEGYATGNTAPGRCSTYEGNCAAGNSATEPYVVAHNILLSHATAVKLYREKYQASQMGDIGITVSTFWMVPKYQTDASTKAAARALDFAFGWFVNPVTCGDYPESMRALVGNRLPNFTEAESNMLKGSFNFLGVNYYTARYADDSTSSSCVNLIYTTDSHVNLTTEKDGIPIGEPTSTSWLYIYPRGIQELTLYVKRNFCNPPIFITENGFIDVNNSSLRIEDFLSDSSRLKYIRLHLSSLLNAIK